The Anoplolepis gracilipes chromosome 17, ASM4749672v1, whole genome shotgun sequence genome window below encodes:
- the LOC140675442 gene encoding macoilin-1 isoform X3: MKRRNVECGKLRRPLKRNKLTEGIYGSTLLYLKFLLLWAMVILADFILEFRFEFLWPFWLLLRSVYDSFKYQGLAFSVFFICIALTSDMICFFFIPVHWLFFAASTYVWVQYVWHTDKGVCLPTVMLWLLFLYIEAAVRLRDLRHMPFHLDLCRPFAAHCIGYPVVTLGFGFKSYVGYRMRQRKQKDVAKENEFYLQLLQQALPLEQQAMSMQQIQPQVQSQTQHVTASLEQHIKTQAHKLSPQYNPSPEKSRGKGSNSSIETNVQNGGVHNSSQITSQTQSATTKGTHRKSLDKSEKQEEQHNKHNVSNNSPSDKSDKRFIHSNGNTVPHSDIQLIERVGSVNDFDINEVEKDKSIKGCGHTTIKSQSNGSVTGKWNNVKESRDSSSTTNVQRERKTRQVKNTGDITAEQQKQQDDYYQRLEADIKRLKSDLQSSRQLEQELRSQINTLLNGERQAKGDIQQLQHDNDQLQSKLHGLVTARQLDKQTMSSLEKRIADERKQRTACEASLISERRARRAAEEARSAIPPPPPPLIRQECTDACKSRRAQMEQDLKNLRRELKSKEERCNALEKDTARCKENHRESEILLAALNALQDKNAHLENSLSAETRIKLDLFSALGEAKRQLEIRESLTRSYEKEIEMLKTKIAQDLAVMPQDTFGPAPTCATSKLRLNSEVRVAGTKIRSNESPCPGCTVSNLDPNATAYTPKSSLVASTEA; the protein is encoded by the exons ATGAAGAGGAGAAATGTCGAGTGCGGTAAGCTTCGGAGGCCCTTGAAACGCAACAAGCTCACCGAGGGAATCTACGGAAG taCCTTGCTTTATCTAAAGTTTCTTCTACTATGGGCCATGGTGATTTTGGCAGACTTCATTTTGGAATTCCGTTTTGAATTCTTGTGGCCGTTCTGGCTACTCCTCCGAAGCGTTTACGATTCCTTTAAATATCAAGGCTTG gccttctctgtattttttatttgtatcgcACTTACGTCAGATAtgatttgcttttttttcatcCCTGTGCATTGGCTGTTTTTTGCCGCCAGCACTTATGTTTGGGTGCAATATGTTTGGCACACAG ATAAAGGTGTGTGTCTACCGACTGTGATGCTGTGGCtactatttctatatatagagGCAGCAGTACGGTTACGTGACTTACGTCATATGCCGTTTCATCTAGACCTCTGTCGGCCGTTTGCAGCACATTG CATTGGCTATCCTGTAGTTACATTGGGCTTTGGTTTTAAGAGCTATGTAGGCTACAGAATGAGGCAG AGAAAACAGAAAGATGTGGCAAAGGAGAACGAGTTCTATCTACAGTTACTGCAGCAAGCACTGCCTCTAGAGCAACAAGCAATGTCGATGCAGCAAATCCAACCACAAGTGCAGTCACAGACGCAACATGTTACTGCGTCGTTGGAACAACACATTAAAACTCAAGCACACAAATTGAGTCCACAATATAATCCAAGCCCTGAAAAAAGCAGAGGTA AGGGCAGTAACAGTTCTATAGAAACAAACGTACAAAATGGTGGAGTACACAATAGTAGCCAAATCACATCACAAACACAGAGTGCTACTACCAAAGGTACTCATAGAAAATCTTTAGACAAGAGTGAAAAGCAGGAAGAGCAgcataataaacataatgtaTCAAATAATTCACCATCGGACAAAAgtgataaaagatttatacacAGTAATGGAAATACAGTACCACACAGTGATATACAGCTTATTGAGAGGGTGGG atCTGTAAATGATTTCGACATAAATGaagtagaaaaagacaaaTCTATCAAAGGTTGCGGACATACTACAATAAAATCGCAATCAAACGGTTCGGTAACAGGAAAATGGAACAATGTGAAGGAAAGTCGAGATTCATCGTCGACTACCAATGTTCAACGTGAACGTAAAACTCGACAAGTTAAAAATACAGGTGACATCACGGCAGAGCAACAGAAACAGCAAGACGATTATTATCAAAG GCTCGAGGCAGACATAAAACGCTTGAAATCCGATTTGCAATCAAGTCGACAGTTGGAGCAAGAATTACGATCACAAATCAATACCTTGCTTAACGGAGAGCGACAGGCTAAGGGCGACATCCAACAACTTCAACATGATAATGATCAACTACAAAGCAA atTGCATGGTCTGGTGACGGCGCGTCAACTGGATAAACAGACGATGTCATCATTGGAAAAGCGAATTGCAGACGAGAGGAAACAACGTACCGCGTGTGAAGCGTCCTTGATCTCCGAACGGAGGGCACGGCGGGCTGCTGAGGAGGCACGTTCCGCGATTCCACCGCCACCGCCTCCGCTTATTAGGCAAGAATGCACGGACGCGTGTAAAAGTCGAAGAGCACAAATGGAACAGGATCTTAAAAATCTGCGCCGTGAACTCAAATCGAAGGAAGAAAG GTGTAACGCATTGGAAAAAGACACAGCGCGTTGCAAAGAGAACCACAGAGAGTCTGAAATTTTACTCGCTGCACTCAACGCGCTACAGGACAAAAACGCGCATTTGGAGAACAGCTTGAGCGCAGAGACACGTATAAAACTTGATCTTTTCTCGGCACTCGGCGAGGCCAAGCGACAATTAGAAATCCGAGAaa GCTTAACCAGATCTTATGAGAAAGAAATCGAGAtgttgaaaacaaaaatagcgCAAGATTTAGCTGTGATGCCACAAGACACATTTGGTCCAGCGCCAACCTGTGCAACGTCCAAGCTACGTTTAAATAGTGAAGTGAGAGTAGCAGGAACAAAAATACGTTCAAACGAAAGTCCCTGTCCGGGGTGTACCGTGTCGAATTTGGATCCGAATGCGACAGCGTACACGCCTAAAAGCTCCCTCGTAGCATCGACCGAAGCTTAA
- the LOC140675442 gene encoding macoilin-1 isoform X1 — translation MKRRNVECGKLRRPLKRNKLTEGIYGSTLLYLKFLLLWAMVILADFILEFRFEFLWPFWLLLRSVYDSFKYQGLAFSVFFICIALTSDMICFFFIPVHWLFFAASTYVWVQYVWHTDKGVCLPTVMLWLLFLYIEAAVRLRDLRHMPFHLDLCRPFAAHCIGYPVVTLGFGFKSYVGYRMRQRKQKDVAKENEFYLQLLQQALPLEQQAMSMQQIQPQVQSQTQHVTASLEQHIKTQAHKLSPQYNPSPEKSRGKGSNSSIETNVQNGGVHNSSQITSQTQSATTKGTHRKSLDKSEKQEEQHNKHNVSNNSPSDKSDKRFIHSNGNTVPHSDIQLIERVGSVNDFDINEVEKDKSIKGCGHTTIKSQSNGSVTGKWNNVKESRDSSSTTNVQRERKTRQVKNTGDITAEQQKQQDDYYQRLLVCRRLEADIKRLKSDLQSSRQLEQELRSQINTLLNGERQAKGDIQQLQHDNDQLQSKLHGLVTARQLDKQTMSSLEKRIADERKQRTACEASLISERRARRAAEEARSAIPPPPPPLIRQECTDACKSRRAQMEQDLKNLRRELKSKEERCNALEKDTARCKENHRESEILLAALNALQDKNAHLENSLSAETRIKLDLFSALGEAKRQLEIRESLTRSYEKEIEMLKTKIAQDLAVMPQDTFGPAPTCATSKLRLNSEVRVAGTKIRSNESPCPGCTVSNLDPNATAYTPKSSLVASTEA, via the exons ATGAAGAGGAGAAATGTCGAGTGCGGTAAGCTTCGGAGGCCCTTGAAACGCAACAAGCTCACCGAGGGAATCTACGGAAG taCCTTGCTTTATCTAAAGTTTCTTCTACTATGGGCCATGGTGATTTTGGCAGACTTCATTTTGGAATTCCGTTTTGAATTCTTGTGGCCGTTCTGGCTACTCCTCCGAAGCGTTTACGATTCCTTTAAATATCAAGGCTTG gccttctctgtattttttatttgtatcgcACTTACGTCAGATAtgatttgcttttttttcatcCCTGTGCATTGGCTGTTTTTTGCCGCCAGCACTTATGTTTGGGTGCAATATGTTTGGCACACAG ATAAAGGTGTGTGTCTACCGACTGTGATGCTGTGGCtactatttctatatatagagGCAGCAGTACGGTTACGTGACTTACGTCATATGCCGTTTCATCTAGACCTCTGTCGGCCGTTTGCAGCACATTG CATTGGCTATCCTGTAGTTACATTGGGCTTTGGTTTTAAGAGCTATGTAGGCTACAGAATGAGGCAG AGAAAACAGAAAGATGTGGCAAAGGAGAACGAGTTCTATCTACAGTTACTGCAGCAAGCACTGCCTCTAGAGCAACAAGCAATGTCGATGCAGCAAATCCAACCACAAGTGCAGTCACAGACGCAACATGTTACTGCGTCGTTGGAACAACACATTAAAACTCAAGCACACAAATTGAGTCCACAATATAATCCAAGCCCTGAAAAAAGCAGAGGTA AGGGCAGTAACAGTTCTATAGAAACAAACGTACAAAATGGTGGAGTACACAATAGTAGCCAAATCACATCACAAACACAGAGTGCTACTACCAAAGGTACTCATAGAAAATCTTTAGACAAGAGTGAAAAGCAGGAAGAGCAgcataataaacataatgtaTCAAATAATTCACCATCGGACAAAAgtgataaaagatttatacacAGTAATGGAAATACAGTACCACACAGTGATATACAGCTTATTGAGAGGGTGGG atCTGTAAATGATTTCGACATAAATGaagtagaaaaagacaaaTCTATCAAAGGTTGCGGACATACTACAATAAAATCGCAATCAAACGGTTCGGTAACAGGAAAATGGAACAATGTGAAGGAAAGTCGAGATTCATCGTCGACTACCAATGTTCAACGTGAACGTAAAACTCGACAAGTTAAAAATACAGGTGACATCACGGCAGAGCAACAGAAACAGCAAGACGATTATTATCAAAG GTTACTGGTGTGTCGCAGGCTCGAGGCAGACATAAAACGCTTGAAATCCGATTTGCAATCAAGTCGACAGTTGGAGCAAGAATTACGATCACAAATCAATACCTTGCTTAACGGAGAGCGACAGGCTAAGGGCGACATCCAACAACTTCAACATGATAATGATCAACTACAAAGCAA atTGCATGGTCTGGTGACGGCGCGTCAACTGGATAAACAGACGATGTCATCATTGGAAAAGCGAATTGCAGACGAGAGGAAACAACGTACCGCGTGTGAAGCGTCCTTGATCTCCGAACGGAGGGCACGGCGGGCTGCTGAGGAGGCACGTTCCGCGATTCCACCGCCACCGCCTCCGCTTATTAGGCAAGAATGCACGGACGCGTGTAAAAGTCGAAGAGCACAAATGGAACAGGATCTTAAAAATCTGCGCCGTGAACTCAAATCGAAGGAAGAAAG GTGTAACGCATTGGAAAAAGACACAGCGCGTTGCAAAGAGAACCACAGAGAGTCTGAAATTTTACTCGCTGCACTCAACGCGCTACAGGACAAAAACGCGCATTTGGAGAACAGCTTGAGCGCAGAGACACGTATAAAACTTGATCTTTTCTCGGCACTCGGCGAGGCCAAGCGACAATTAGAAATCCGAGAaa GCTTAACCAGATCTTATGAGAAAGAAATCGAGAtgttgaaaacaaaaatagcgCAAGATTTAGCTGTGATGCCACAAGACACATTTGGTCCAGCGCCAACCTGTGCAACGTCCAAGCTACGTTTAAATAGTGAAGTGAGAGTAGCAGGAACAAAAATACGTTCAAACGAAAGTCCCTGTCCGGGGTGTACCGTGTCGAATTTGGATCCGAATGCGACAGCGTACACGCCTAAAAGCTCCCTCGTAGCATCGACCGAAGCTTAA
- the LOC140675442 gene encoding macoilin-1 isoform X2, which translates to MKRRNVECGKLRRPLKRNKLTEGIYGSTLLYLKFLLLWAMVILADFILEFRFEFLWPFWLLLRSVYDSFKYQGLAFSVFFICIALTSDMICFFFIPVHWLFFAASTYVWVQYVWHTDKGVCLPTVMLWLLFLYIEAAVRLRDLRHMPFHLDLCRPFAAHCIGYPVVTLGFGFKSYVGYRMRQRKQKDVAKENEFYLQLLQQALPLEQQAMSMQQIQPQVQSQTQHVTASLEQHIKTQAHKLSPQYNPSPEKSREGSNSSIETNVQNGGVHNSSQITSQTQSATTKGTHRKSLDKSEKQEEQHNKHNVSNNSPSDKSDKRFIHSNGNTVPHSDIQLIERVGSVNDFDINEVEKDKSIKGCGHTTIKSQSNGSVTGKWNNVKESRDSSSTTNVQRERKTRQVKNTGDITAEQQKQQDDYYQRLLVCRRLEADIKRLKSDLQSSRQLEQELRSQINTLLNGERQAKGDIQQLQHDNDQLQSKLHGLVTARQLDKQTMSSLEKRIADERKQRTACEASLISERRARRAAEEARSAIPPPPPPLIRQECTDACKSRRAQMEQDLKNLRRELKSKEERCNALEKDTARCKENHRESEILLAALNALQDKNAHLENSLSAETRIKLDLFSALGEAKRQLEIRESLTRSYEKEIEMLKTKIAQDLAVMPQDTFGPAPTCATSKLRLNSEVRVAGTKIRSNESPCPGCTVSNLDPNATAYTPKSSLVASTEA; encoded by the exons ATGAAGAGGAGAAATGTCGAGTGCGGTAAGCTTCGGAGGCCCTTGAAACGCAACAAGCTCACCGAGGGAATCTACGGAAG taCCTTGCTTTATCTAAAGTTTCTTCTACTATGGGCCATGGTGATTTTGGCAGACTTCATTTTGGAATTCCGTTTTGAATTCTTGTGGCCGTTCTGGCTACTCCTCCGAAGCGTTTACGATTCCTTTAAATATCAAGGCTTG gccttctctgtattttttatttgtatcgcACTTACGTCAGATAtgatttgcttttttttcatcCCTGTGCATTGGCTGTTTTTTGCCGCCAGCACTTATGTTTGGGTGCAATATGTTTGGCACACAG ATAAAGGTGTGTGTCTACCGACTGTGATGCTGTGGCtactatttctatatatagagGCAGCAGTACGGTTACGTGACTTACGTCATATGCCGTTTCATCTAGACCTCTGTCGGCCGTTTGCAGCACATTG CATTGGCTATCCTGTAGTTACATTGGGCTTTGGTTTTAAGAGCTATGTAGGCTACAGAATGAGGCAG AGAAAACAGAAAGATGTGGCAAAGGAGAACGAGTTCTATCTACAGTTACTGCAGCAAGCACTGCCTCTAGAGCAACAAGCAATGTCGATGCAGCAAATCCAACCACAAGTGCAGTCACAGACGCAACATGTTACTGCGTCGTTGGAACAACACATTAAAACTCAAGCACACAAATTGAGTCCACAATATAATCCAAGCCCTGAAAAAAGCAGAG AGGGCAGTAACAGTTCTATAGAAACAAACGTACAAAATGGTGGAGTACACAATAGTAGCCAAATCACATCACAAACACAGAGTGCTACTACCAAAGGTACTCATAGAAAATCTTTAGACAAGAGTGAAAAGCAGGAAGAGCAgcataataaacataatgtaTCAAATAATTCACCATCGGACAAAAgtgataaaagatttatacacAGTAATGGAAATACAGTACCACACAGTGATATACAGCTTATTGAGAGGGTGGG atCTGTAAATGATTTCGACATAAATGaagtagaaaaagacaaaTCTATCAAAGGTTGCGGACATACTACAATAAAATCGCAATCAAACGGTTCGGTAACAGGAAAATGGAACAATGTGAAGGAAAGTCGAGATTCATCGTCGACTACCAATGTTCAACGTGAACGTAAAACTCGACAAGTTAAAAATACAGGTGACATCACGGCAGAGCAACAGAAACAGCAAGACGATTATTATCAAAG GTTACTGGTGTGTCGCAGGCTCGAGGCAGACATAAAACGCTTGAAATCCGATTTGCAATCAAGTCGACAGTTGGAGCAAGAATTACGATCACAAATCAATACCTTGCTTAACGGAGAGCGACAGGCTAAGGGCGACATCCAACAACTTCAACATGATAATGATCAACTACAAAGCAA atTGCATGGTCTGGTGACGGCGCGTCAACTGGATAAACAGACGATGTCATCATTGGAAAAGCGAATTGCAGACGAGAGGAAACAACGTACCGCGTGTGAAGCGTCCTTGATCTCCGAACGGAGGGCACGGCGGGCTGCTGAGGAGGCACGTTCCGCGATTCCACCGCCACCGCCTCCGCTTATTAGGCAAGAATGCACGGACGCGTGTAAAAGTCGAAGAGCACAAATGGAACAGGATCTTAAAAATCTGCGCCGTGAACTCAAATCGAAGGAAGAAAG GTGTAACGCATTGGAAAAAGACACAGCGCGTTGCAAAGAGAACCACAGAGAGTCTGAAATTTTACTCGCTGCACTCAACGCGCTACAGGACAAAAACGCGCATTTGGAGAACAGCTTGAGCGCAGAGACACGTATAAAACTTGATCTTTTCTCGGCACTCGGCGAGGCCAAGCGACAATTAGAAATCCGAGAaa GCTTAACCAGATCTTATGAGAAAGAAATCGAGAtgttgaaaacaaaaatagcgCAAGATTTAGCTGTGATGCCACAAGACACATTTGGTCCAGCGCCAACCTGTGCAACGTCCAAGCTACGTTTAAATAGTGAAGTGAGAGTAGCAGGAACAAAAATACGTTCAAACGAAAGTCCCTGTCCGGGGTGTACCGTGTCGAATTTGGATCCGAATGCGACAGCGTACACGCCTAAAAGCTCCCTCGTAGCATCGACCGAAGCTTAA
- the LOC140675442 gene encoding macoilin-1 isoform X4 produces the protein MVILADFILEFRFEFLWPFWLLLRSVYDSFKYQGLAFSVFFICIALTSDMICFFFIPVHWLFFAASTYVWVQYVWHTDKGVCLPTVMLWLLFLYIEAAVRLRDLRHMPFHLDLCRPFAAHCIGYPVVTLGFGFKSYVGYRMRQRKQKDVAKENEFYLQLLQQALPLEQQAMSMQQIQPQVQSQTQHVTASLEQHIKTQAHKLSPQYNPSPEKSRGKGSNSSIETNVQNGGVHNSSQITSQTQSATTKGTHRKSLDKSEKQEEQHNKHNVSNNSPSDKSDKRFIHSNGNTVPHSDIQLIERVGSVNDFDINEVEKDKSIKGCGHTTIKSQSNGSVTGKWNNVKESRDSSSTTNVQRERKTRQVKNTGDITAEQQKQQDDYYQRLLVCRRLEADIKRLKSDLQSSRQLEQELRSQINTLLNGERQAKGDIQQLQHDNDQLQSKLHGLVTARQLDKQTMSSLEKRIADERKQRTACEASLISERRARRAAEEARSAIPPPPPPLIRQECTDACKSRRAQMEQDLKNLRRELKSKEERCNALEKDTARCKENHRESEILLAALNALQDKNAHLENSLSAETRIKLDLFSALGEAKRQLEIRESLTRSYEKEIEMLKTKIAQDLAVMPQDTFGPAPTCATSKLRLNSEVRVAGTKIRSNESPCPGCTVSNLDPNATAYTPKSSLVASTEA, from the exons ATGGTGATTTTGGCAGACTTCATTTTGGAATTCCGTTTTGAATTCTTGTGGCCGTTCTGGCTACTCCTCCGAAGCGTTTACGATTCCTTTAAATATCAAGGCTTG gccttctctgtattttttatttgtatcgcACTTACGTCAGATAtgatttgcttttttttcatcCCTGTGCATTGGCTGTTTTTTGCCGCCAGCACTTATGTTTGGGTGCAATATGTTTGGCACACAG ATAAAGGTGTGTGTCTACCGACTGTGATGCTGTGGCtactatttctatatatagagGCAGCAGTACGGTTACGTGACTTACGTCATATGCCGTTTCATCTAGACCTCTGTCGGCCGTTTGCAGCACATTG CATTGGCTATCCTGTAGTTACATTGGGCTTTGGTTTTAAGAGCTATGTAGGCTACAGAATGAGGCAG AGAAAACAGAAAGATGTGGCAAAGGAGAACGAGTTCTATCTACAGTTACTGCAGCAAGCACTGCCTCTAGAGCAACAAGCAATGTCGATGCAGCAAATCCAACCACAAGTGCAGTCACAGACGCAACATGTTACTGCGTCGTTGGAACAACACATTAAAACTCAAGCACACAAATTGAGTCCACAATATAATCCAAGCCCTGAAAAAAGCAGAGGTA AGGGCAGTAACAGTTCTATAGAAACAAACGTACAAAATGGTGGAGTACACAATAGTAGCCAAATCACATCACAAACACAGAGTGCTACTACCAAAGGTACTCATAGAAAATCTTTAGACAAGAGTGAAAAGCAGGAAGAGCAgcataataaacataatgtaTCAAATAATTCACCATCGGACAAAAgtgataaaagatttatacacAGTAATGGAAATACAGTACCACACAGTGATATACAGCTTATTGAGAGGGTGGG atCTGTAAATGATTTCGACATAAATGaagtagaaaaagacaaaTCTATCAAAGGTTGCGGACATACTACAATAAAATCGCAATCAAACGGTTCGGTAACAGGAAAATGGAACAATGTGAAGGAAAGTCGAGATTCATCGTCGACTACCAATGTTCAACGTGAACGTAAAACTCGACAAGTTAAAAATACAGGTGACATCACGGCAGAGCAACAGAAACAGCAAGACGATTATTATCAAAG GTTACTGGTGTGTCGCAGGCTCGAGGCAGACATAAAACGCTTGAAATCCGATTTGCAATCAAGTCGACAGTTGGAGCAAGAATTACGATCACAAATCAATACCTTGCTTAACGGAGAGCGACAGGCTAAGGGCGACATCCAACAACTTCAACATGATAATGATCAACTACAAAGCAA atTGCATGGTCTGGTGACGGCGCGTCAACTGGATAAACAGACGATGTCATCATTGGAAAAGCGAATTGCAGACGAGAGGAAACAACGTACCGCGTGTGAAGCGTCCTTGATCTCCGAACGGAGGGCACGGCGGGCTGCTGAGGAGGCACGTTCCGCGATTCCACCGCCACCGCCTCCGCTTATTAGGCAAGAATGCACGGACGCGTGTAAAAGTCGAAGAGCACAAATGGAACAGGATCTTAAAAATCTGCGCCGTGAACTCAAATCGAAGGAAGAAAG GTGTAACGCATTGGAAAAAGACACAGCGCGTTGCAAAGAGAACCACAGAGAGTCTGAAATTTTACTCGCTGCACTCAACGCGCTACAGGACAAAAACGCGCATTTGGAGAACAGCTTGAGCGCAGAGACACGTATAAAACTTGATCTTTTCTCGGCACTCGGCGAGGCCAAGCGACAATTAGAAATCCGAGAaa GCTTAACCAGATCTTATGAGAAAGAAATCGAGAtgttgaaaacaaaaatagcgCAAGATTTAGCTGTGATGCCACAAGACACATTTGGTCCAGCGCCAACCTGTGCAACGTCCAAGCTACGTTTAAATAGTGAAGTGAGAGTAGCAGGAACAAAAATACGTTCAAACGAAAGTCCCTGTCCGGGGTGTACCGTGTCGAATTTGGATCCGAATGCGACAGCGTACACGCCTAAAAGCTCCCTCGTAGCATCGACCGAAGCTTAA